A region from the Spirochaetae bacterium HGW-Spirochaetae-1 genome encodes:
- a CDS encoding alpha-glucan phosphorylase, which translates to MGHVQKFNVTPYLPEKLRPLLKIAYNLWWVWNYEAIELFRRLDVDLWREVEHNPVKLLGTVSQTQLDEAAESESFLAHMERVVTELDRHLSSKSWFEENLVDYKDAKVAYFSAEFGIHECLPIYSGGLGVLAGDHLKSSSELGLPLFGVGLLYRLGYFHQYLNMDGWQQESFPELDFYNLPIELLRNDKGEPVKISVEFPGRIVHAQLWQSSIGRIRLILLDTNIQDNNLEDRTITDQLYGGDTEMRIRQEIMLGIGGVRALKTLGVNCTVYHMNEGHAAFLSVERIYNSMRDNKLTFDEAYEFVVSSNVFTTHTPVPAGNDRFDPVMVDEYLSHYYEKLKITRERFMGLGRENPFDKQETFCMTVLALKTAAASNGVSKLHGHVSRNMWKNIWSTLPEHEIPIGHITNGVQTLSWTSDEMMRLYNRYLGPRWIDNPADNSIWANIDEIPDSELWRCRERSRERLVAFARRLLKKQMLARGFPPKEADKSNSVLDPDALTIGFARRFATYKRATLLLRDMGRLASILSVKDRPVQIIFAGKAHPRDNMGKELVKQIIHLAKDERFRNRIVFLEDYEINIARYMVQGVDIWLNTPIRPKEASGTSGMKVIPNGGINISVLDGWWDEAYNANNGWAIGKGEVYDDHGYQDDVESLSLYNILEMEVIPMFYNRGLDGLPREWLARIKESMKTLNPVFNTNRMVKDYAEKYYIKGHKNFSILSGDNYRIAKSLSKWKHTAHKKWDQIQIKDLSFNKEKEITVGSKITVTAQVNLGELTPDDVQVELYFGSLSQKDEISEGAALPMSLINKIDNNLYEYVGQLLCLKSGQFGFTVRVLASHDDSYRKFDPEINIIWA; encoded by the coding sequence ATGGGGCATGTACAAAAATTTAATGTTACTCCATATTTACCAGAAAAATTAAGGCCGCTGTTGAAGATAGCGTATAATTTATGGTGGGTCTGGAATTATGAAGCCATAGAGCTTTTCAGGAGACTCGATGTGGATCTCTGGAGGGAGGTAGAACATAATCCCGTGAAGCTTCTTGGTACGGTTTCACAGACTCAGCTTGACGAGGCGGCTGAATCGGAAAGCTTCCTGGCCCATATGGAAAGGGTTGTAACGGAACTGGACCGGCATCTTTCAAGTAAGTCCTGGTTTGAAGAAAATCTGGTCGATTACAAAGATGCGAAGGTTGCGTATTTTTCAGCGGAGTTCGGCATCCATGAGTGCCTTCCCATTTATTCCGGAGGATTGGGAGTCCTGGCAGGAGATCATCTGAAATCATCCAGCGAACTGGGGCTTCCTCTCTTCGGTGTTGGCTTGCTTTATCGGCTCGGTTATTTTCACCAGTATCTGAACATGGATGGCTGGCAGCAGGAAAGCTTTCCCGAACTGGATTTTTACAATCTCCCCATTGAGCTGTTAAGGAATGACAAAGGCGAACCTGTAAAAATTTCCGTTGAATTCCCGGGCAGAATTGTGCATGCCCAGCTCTGGCAGTCATCTATCGGAAGAATCAGGCTTATTCTTCTTGATACAAACATCCAGGATAACAATCTGGAGGACAGGACCATAACCGATCAGCTCTATGGCGGAGATACGGAGATGAGAATCAGGCAGGAAATCATGCTGGGGATCGGCGGTGTCCGCGCGCTCAAGACGCTGGGGGTCAACTGTACTGTGTATCACATGAATGAAGGCCATGCCGCGTTTCTTTCCGTGGAGCGGATATATAATTCCATGCGTGACAATAAACTGACTTTTGACGAAGCCTATGAGTTCGTCGTATCAAGCAATGTTTTTACCACGCATACGCCGGTACCGGCCGGTAATGACCGTTTTGACCCGGTAATGGTCGATGAATATCTTTCTCATTACTATGAAAAATTGAAAATAACCCGCGAACGGTTTATGGGCCTGGGAAGAGAAAATCCCTTTGATAAGCAGGAGACTTTCTGCATGACGGTCCTGGCTCTCAAGACGGCGGCGGCTAGCAATGGTGTGTCGAAGCTGCATGGTCATGTCTCGCGCAATATGTGGAAAAATATTTGGTCCACGCTGCCGGAACATGAAATTCCCATCGGTCATATCACCAACGGAGTGCAGACCCTGTCCTGGACTTCCGACGAGATGATGCGGCTTTACAACCGCTATCTTGGTCCCCGCTGGATCGACAACCCTGCCGACAACAGCATATGGGCAAATATCGATGAAATACCCGATTCGGAACTGTGGCGCTGTCGTGAAAGGTCGCGTGAAAGGCTGGTCGCTTTTGCCAGGAGATTGCTGAAAAAGCAGATGCTTGCCCGGGGATTTCCTCCCAAGGAAGCGGATAAGTCCAATTCGGTGCTGGACCCCGACGCCCTGACCATTGGTTTTGCGCGGCGTTTTGCGACGTATAAGCGGGCGACTCTCCTCCTTCGTGATATGGGCAGGCTTGCTTCTATCCTGAGCGTCAAGGACAGGCCGGTACAGATTATTTTCGCCGGCAAGGCTCATCCGCGGGACAATATGGGGAAGGAACTGGTTAAGCAGATAATCCATCTCGCCAAGGATGAGCGGTTCAGAAACCGGATTGTTTTTCTCGAGGATTATGAGATCAACATTGCAAGGTATATGGTACAGGGAGTGGATATCTGGCTCAATACTCCCATTCGGCCTAAAGAGGCTTCGGGCACCAGTGGCATGAAAGTCATACCCAATGGCGGCATCAATATCAGCGTTCTTGACGGATGGTGGGATGAGGCCTATAACGCGAATAACGGATGGGCCATCGGCAAGGGTGAGGTGTATGATGACCACGGATATCAGGATGATGTAGAGAGCCTTTCGCTTTACAATATCCTTGAAATGGAAGTAATTCCCATGTTCTATAACAGGGGGCTTGATGGTCTTCCCAGGGAATGGCTTGCCAGGATAAAGGAATCGATGAAAACGCTTAATCCCGTATTCAATACCAACAGGATGGTGAAGGATTACGCTGAAAAATATTATATTAAAGGCCACAAGAATTTTTCCATACTGTCGGGCGATAATTATCGGATAGCAAAAAGCCTGTCAAAGTGGAAACATACTGCTCATAAAAAATGGGACCAGATACAGATTAAGGACCTCTCCTTTAATAAGGAGAAGGAAATCACTGTGGGGTCAAAAATTACCGTAACCGCCCAGGTCAACCTGGGAGAATTGACTCCCGATGATGTTCAGGTGGAGCTTTATTTTGGTTCCCTGAGCCAGAAAGATGAGATTTCCGAAGGCGCCGCATTGCCCATGTCGCTCATTAATAAAATTGATAATAATTTATATGAATACGTGGGTCAGCTCCTCTGCCTTAAGTCAGGCCAGTTTGGTTTCACCGTGCGTGTGCTGGCAAGTCATGATGATTCATACCGGAAATTTGATCCCGAGATAAATATAATCTGGGCGTGA
- a CDS encoding bifunctional glutamine amidotransferase/anthranilate phosphoribosyltransferase yields MILLIDNYDSFTYNLKQYLEELSQKVLVVRNDAISVGDIEKMKPSHIIISPGPGRPEDAGITVEVIRQFSGKIPILGVCLGHQAIGYAFGAKIVSAKYLMHGKIGAIDHGGKGIFRDIPKGFEATRYHSLAIDTNTLPDELEVTAYCNDGEIMGVMHRRHLTEGVQFHPESILTKEGKNLLKNFLDYSYEKKADGILIRDAIARVMDQKDLTRDMAQSVMNEIMEGNSTPAQIASFLTALRLKGETTEEITAFAQVMRDKSIKIKPVSRDLVDTCGTGGDSSGTFNISTAAAIVAASAGVKIAKHGNRSISSKSGSADVLEALNVNIDLGPEEVAHCIDQIGIGFLFAPKLHPAMKYAIGPRREMGIRTVFNILGPLTNPASARFQIMGIYSQKLVEKIAIVLKNLGISRGYVVSSNDGLDEISISDETLIAEIRDGEVKLFTFRPEDAGYARSGINLVKGGDAVENAHIINQIFDGTRGAARDIVCLNAGFAIAAGLGTDVADGIKMAEESIGSGRAREKLIQLKEITNSI; encoded by the coding sequence ATGATATTATTAATTGATAATTATGATTCTTTCACATATAATCTGAAACAATACCTGGAAGAGCTTTCCCAGAAAGTCCTTGTAGTGCGGAATGACGCAATTAGTGTCGGTGATATTGAAAAAATGAAGCCTTCCCATATTATAATATCCCCGGGTCCAGGCAGGCCCGAGGACGCCGGGATAACCGTTGAGGTGATACGCCAGTTCAGTGGAAAAATTCCCATTCTCGGTGTATGCCTTGGTCATCAGGCTATTGGATACGCCTTTGGGGCAAAAATCGTTTCGGCCAAGTATCTCATGCATGGAAAGATCGGCGCCATTGATCACGGGGGCAAGGGAATTTTTCGTGATATACCTAAAGGCTTCGAAGCAACACGCTACCATTCTCTGGCAATCGACACTAATACACTCCCGGATGAACTGGAAGTTACAGCATACTGCAATGACGGAGAGATAATGGGAGTGATGCACCGGAGGCATCTCACGGAAGGTGTTCAATTCCATCCCGAATCCATTCTGACAAAAGAGGGTAAAAACCTGCTGAAGAATTTTCTCGATTATTCCTATGAGAAAAAAGCCGACGGGATTTTGATCCGCGATGCCATTGCCAGGGTCATGGACCAAAAGGACCTGACACGGGATATGGCGCAATCCGTCATGAACGAGATCATGGAGGGAAACAGCACACCTGCCCAAATAGCGTCTTTTCTTACCGCTCTTCGTCTGAAGGGTGAAACAACGGAGGAGATAACCGCCTTTGCACAGGTTATGCGGGATAAGTCAATAAAGATAAAGCCTGTCAGTCGTGATCTTGTGGATACCTGCGGTACCGGGGGTGATTCTTCGGGAACCTTCAATATTTCAACGGCAGCCGCTATAGTTGCCGCCAGTGCCGGCGTGAAAATAGCAAAGCATGGGAACAGAAGTATTTCAAGTAAATCGGGAAGTGCCGATGTGCTGGAAGCATTGAATGTGAATATCGATCTCGGTCCGGAAGAGGTGGCCCATTGCATTGATCAGATCGGCATTGGTTTTCTTTTTGCGCCCAAGCTTCACCCGGCAATGAAATATGCCATAGGCCCCAGGCGTGAAATGGGGATACGGACTGTTTTTAATATCCTGGGTCCCCTCACTAATCCGGCCTCGGCCCGGTTCCAGATTATGGGTATTTACAGCCAGAAATTAGTGGAAAAAATTGCTATTGTTCTGAAAAATCTTGGCATTTCCCGGGGGTATGTAGTATCATCGAATGATGGGCTCGATGAAATATCCATATCCGACGAAACTCTTATCGCCGAGATCCGGGATGGAGAAGTGAAATTGTTTACCTTCAGGCCCGAGGATGCGGGTTACGCGCGAAGTGGAATCAACCTGGTGAAGGGGGGTGATGCCGTGGAAAATGCCCATATCATAAATCAAATATTTGATGGAACACGCGGAGCAGCCCGTGATATTGTGTGTCTGAATGCCGGATTTGCCATCGCTGCCGGACTGGGAACGGATGTTGCCGATGGCATTAAAATGGCAGAAGAATCTATCGGTTCCGGAAGGGCCCGGGAGAAGCTTATTCAATTAAAGGAAATAACGAACAGTATATGA
- the trpE gene encoding anthranilate synthase component I: MYTPISLFLKTRGGRYQFLLESAVSGEYMGRYSFMGNSEKAITCKDGIVSIVDGDKKDVKGRYENPMEFIREYFKRIEPYKNNSLPPFVNGVVGFIGYDSIQYFEKVELQQKDTIGQNDFELIMADMVIVYDGLTHKLFVVNSPFIEGDDAGKIYDRCAARITEMVKQVSGEGLKLEPFAVKKEKGRIAYKSNFSKERFEEAVEKAKQHIFDGDIFQLVLSQRLKIPVSGDAFNLYRCLRIINPSPYMFYLKCNDMEIIGSSPEIHVQLSDGTVNIRPIAGTRPRGATPEEDRLNEQELLGDEKERAEHIMLVDLARNDIGRVCQGGTIKVDDLMVVEYYSHVMHIVSNVTGKLQHDCDVFDLIKATFPAGTVSGAPKIRAMEIISELESERRGVYSGMIGYFSYDMNFDSCITIRTFVVKDGFAYLQAGAGLVADSIPEREYYETIHKLKALTKAIEMVEEYL, encoded by the coding sequence ATGTACACCCCCATCTCCCTGTTCCTTAAGACACGGGGAGGGAGATACCAGTTTCTCCTTGAAAGCGCTGTCAGCGGAGAATACATGGGCCGCTATAGTTTCATGGGCAACTCCGAGAAGGCCATCACCTGTAAGGACGGCATCGTTTCTATCGTGGACGGTGATAAAAAGGATGTCAAGGGGCGTTATGAAAATCCGATGGAATTCATACGTGAATATTTTAAACGGATCGAGCCATATAAAAATAATTCACTGCCGCCTTTTGTAAACGGCGTTGTCGGTTTTATCGGGTATGATTCCATTCAGTATTTTGAAAAAGTGGAACTTCAGCAGAAGGATACAATCGGTCAGAATGATTTTGAGCTCATTATGGCTGATATGGTCATCGTGTATGACGGCCTGACGCATAAACTTTTTGTGGTGAATTCACCCTTTATTGAGGGTGATGACGCTGGAAAAATTTATGACCGCTGCGCTGCCAGGATAACCGAAATGGTCAAACAGGTCAGCGGTGAGGGGCTCAAACTGGAGCCCTTTGCCGTAAAAAAGGAAAAGGGCCGCATTGCATACAAGTCTAATTTTTCAAAAGAGCGTTTTGAAGAGGCCGTTGAAAAGGCAAAGCAGCATATTTTTGATGGGGATATATTTCAGCTAGTTCTGTCCCAGAGACTGAAAATTCCCGTCAGCGGTGACGCCTTCAATCTCTACCGATGCCTGCGGATTATCAATCCATCACCTTACATGTTCTATCTCAAGTGCAATGACATGGAGATAATCGGCTCTTCGCCGGAGATCCATGTGCAGCTCAGTGACGGGACGGTAAATATTCGCCCCATAGCGGGTACACGACCGCGCGGGGCCACTCCGGAGGAAGATCGTCTCAATGAGCAGGAACTGCTGGGTGATGAAAAGGAACGTGCGGAACATATTATGCTCGTTGACCTTGCAAGAAACGACATCGGCCGGGTGTGCCAGGGCGGTACGATCAAGGTCGATGATCTCATGGTCGTGGAATATTACTCCCATGTCATGCATATCGTATCAAACGTTACGGGAAAGCTTCAGCATGACTGCGATGTTTTCGATCTTATAAAGGCGACTTTTCCCGCAGGGACCGTATCGGGCGCGCCGAAAATACGGGCCATGGAGATTATCTCCGAACTGGAGTCGGAACGCCGTGGTGTGTATTCCGGGATGATAGGATATTTCTCGTATGATATGAATTTTGACAGCTGTATCACTATTCGCACATTTGTTGTGAAAGACGGATTTGCCTATCTCCAGGCCGGTGCAGGGCTTGTGGCCGATTCCATCCCTGAAAGGGAATACTATGAAACAATACACAAGCTGAAGGCGTTGACAAAAGCAATTGAGATGGTTGAGGAATATCTATGA
- the atpC gene encoding ATP synthase F1 subunit epsilon, whose translation MNRKINCSILTPEKTLYEGDIDFVVVQAYDGELGFLYGHAPLIAELGIGEVRLRDHNSTDYLVIEGGIVEIKDNRLIVLAEAAISKKELKKDELEKKMKELEEQKSQLGKFSEEQTLIKLEQDKVKARLRVALR comes from the coding sequence ATGAATAGGAAAATAAATTGCAGCATTCTGACTCCTGAAAAAACGCTGTATGAAGGCGATATTGACTTCGTTGTTGTACAGGCCTATGATGGAGAACTTGGTTTCCTGTATGGTCATGCACCACTCATAGCCGAGCTGGGAATAGGTGAAGTGAGACTGAGAGACCATAATTCTACAGACTATCTGGTTATTGAAGGCGGTATTGTAGAGATCAAGGATAATAGACTTATTGTTCTTGCAGAAGCGGCAATATCCAAAAAAGAGCTTAAAAAGGATGAACTCGAAAAGAAAATGAAAGAGCTGGAAGAGCAGAAGAGTCAGCTTGGTAAGTTTTCGGAAGAACAGACTTTAATAAAACTGGAGCAGGACAAGGTAAAAGCCCGTCTCAGGGTTGCTCTGCGATAG
- the atpD gene encoding F0F1 ATP synthase subunit beta — MSENYGKVVQVIGSTLDAEFPEGKLPEIYNALVLDIEVMGEKRRIVCEVQQHLGGNRIRAVALASTDGISRGATILDTGAPISVPVGEMTLGRIFNLLGEPVDKRGPVDTKERRSIHQEAPKFDQLQPKSEIFETGIKVIDLLAPYIKGGKTGLFGGAGVGKTVVIMELINNVAQQHGGYSVFAGVGERTREGNDLWLEMQESGVITKACLVYGQMNEPPGARLRVALTALTMCEYFRDMSGRDVLLFVDNIFRFSQAGSEVSALLGRMPSAVGYQPTLASEMGQLQERITSTKGGSITSVQAVYVPADDLTDPAPATAFIHLDAQTVLSRQIAEKGIYPAVDPIESSSRLLAPEIVGVDHYGTAMEVKRILQRYKDLQDIIAILGMDELAEEDKLLVQRARKIERFLSQPFFVAEQFTGFAGKYVKLEDTIKSFKGLINGEYDALPEQAFYMVGDINEAVEKAKKLTTGS; from the coding sequence ATGAGTGAAAACTATGGAAAGGTTGTTCAGGTAATCGGTTCAACTCTCGATGCAGAGTTTCCAGAAGGAAAATTGCCTGAAATTTATAACGCACTTGTGCTTGATATTGAAGTTATGGGTGAAAAAAGAAGAATAGTTTGTGAAGTGCAGCAGCATCTTGGCGGTAACAGGATACGTGCCGTTGCTCTCGCTTCTACTGATGGTATAAGCAGGGGCGCTACAATACTTGATACCGGTGCACCCATATCTGTTCCGGTGGGCGAAATGACGCTGGGAAGGATTTTTAACCTGCTTGGTGAGCCGGTTGATAAACGTGGACCAGTAGATACCAAAGAAAGAAGGTCAATTCACCAGGAAGCACCTAAATTTGATCAACTGCAGCCGAAATCAGAAATTTTTGAAACAGGTATTAAGGTTATCGATCTTCTTGCCCCTTATATTAAAGGTGGGAAAACCGGTCTCTTCGGTGGTGCAGGTGTTGGAAAGACCGTTGTTATCATGGAGCTTATCAACAACGTTGCTCAGCAGCATGGTGGATATTCAGTATTCGCCGGTGTTGGTGAGAGAACACGTGAGGGTAATGACCTCTGGCTCGAGATGCAGGAATCGGGTGTTATCACTAAAGCCTGCCTCGTGTATGGCCAGATGAATGAGCCTCCTGGAGCAAGGCTAAGGGTTGCTCTGACAGCACTTACCATGTGTGAATATTTCCGTGATATGTCAGGAAGAGATGTTCTTCTCTTTGTTGACAACATATTCCGATTTTCCCAGGCTGGTTCCGAGGTATCTGCTCTGCTGGGAAGGATGCCGTCAGCTGTTGGTTATCAGCCTACTCTGGCCAGTGAAATGGGTCAGCTTCAGGAAAGGATTACCTCAACGAAAGGAGGATCTATCACATCTGTTCAGGCTGTATATGTTCCTGCTGACGACTTGACTGACCCTGCTCCTGCTACAGCGTTTATTCACCTTGATGCACAAACCGTACTTTCACGACAGATTGCAGAAAAAGGAATATATCCCGCTGTTGATCCAATTGAGTCTTCATCACGTCTTCTGGCTCCTGAAATTGTGGGTGTCGATCACTATGGAACGGCCATGGAAGTAAAAAGGATACTCCAGAGGTACAAGGACCTGCAGGATATCATCGCCATCCTCGGTATGGATGAACTTGCTGAAGAAGACAAACTTCTTGTTCAGCGGGCTCGCAAGATCGAGCGATTCCTGTCACAGCCTTTCTTTGTTGCAGAACAGTTCACTGGTTTCGCCGGTAAATATGTAAAACTCGAAGATACTATCAAGAGTTTTAAGGGGCTTATCAACGGTGAATATGATGCACTTCCTGAACAGGCTTTTTATATGGTCGGCGATATAAATGAAGCTGTTGAAAAGGCTAAAAAACTAACCACAGGTAGCTAA
- the atpG gene encoding ATP synthase F1 subunit gamma, giving the protein MATQRDIKNRIVSIKNTKKITSTMEMVSTSKMKKMQGRLEKSKPYEEKVNHIIADLLAFGGSGFNDPLLKEIANPTRALIFQITGNRGLCGSFNANVTSKTMELKDKLELEGKEAQIYVVGKKGINFYNFINQRLFRTAPNPEDKFTFDEAAKIGAELTNFFLSGEFHEIYISYTKVLSSASQKSEVIKLLPIAPMVEEQTDVLPPTSTDYYFEPNPAKIFSYILPLYIKVKLFTCFLESGFSEQFARRVAMKNATDASSEMIRELTVRYNRARQAKITNEIAEIVGGAAALE; this is encoded by the coding sequence GTGGCAACTCAAAGAGATATTAAAAATAGAATAGTATCAATTAAGAATACTAAAAAGATTACCAGTACCATGGAAATGGTATCTACCTCAAAGATGAAAAAAATGCAGGGTAGACTGGAAAAATCTAAGCCTTATGAAGAAAAGGTGAATCATATAATTGCTGATCTGCTTGCTTTTGGCGGTTCAGGATTTAACGATCCTCTTCTCAAGGAAATTGCAAATCCTACAAGAGCGCTTATTTTCCAGATTACGGGTAATCGCGGTTTATGTGGAAGCTTTAATGCCAATGTTACTTCAAAGACAATGGAATTAAAGGATAAACTGGAGCTTGAAGGCAAAGAAGCCCAGATTTATGTAGTCGGGAAAAAAGGAATAAACTTCTATAACTTTATCAATCAGCGACTGTTTAGAACAGCCCCCAATCCAGAGGATAAATTTACCTTTGATGAGGCTGCTAAAATCGGCGCAGAGTTGACGAACTTTTTCCTCAGTGGTGAATTTCACGAGATTTATATTTCTTATACAAAGGTGCTATCATCAGCATCTCAAAAATCGGAAGTAATTAAATTGCTGCCTATAGCACCAATGGTGGAAGAGCAGACCGATGTTCTGCCTCCCACATCGACTGATTATTATTTCGAACCCAATCCGGCAAAAATATTTTCATATATTCTGCCCTTGTATATCAAGGTCAAACTGTTTACCTGTTTCCTAGAATCAGGATTTTCTGAACAGTTTGCCAGAAGGGTCGCAATGAAGAACGCAACAGATGCATCTTCTGAAATGATAAGAGAGTTAACAGTCAGATATAACAGAGCGCGTCAGGCCAAGATTACAAATGAGATAGCTGAGATCGTTGGTGGTGCGGCTGCTCTTGAATAG
- a CDS encoding F0F1 ATP synthase subunit alpha, giving the protein MKIKTEEIKSIIKKEIEGYRNELDVSEVGTVIMVGDGIARVHGLENAMSAEMLEFANGAQGMVLNLEEDTIGVAILGDYLTIQEGDRVKRLNTILSVPVGEGLLGRVVTPLGEPIDNKGPINSTARRPVEFNAPGIADRQPVKEPLQTGVKAVDSMTPIGRGQRELIIGDRKTGKTAIAIDAIINQKGKDVICVYVAIGQKASTVASVVEKLEEYGAMDYTIVVAANASDPAPLQYIAPYAGTAMAEYFMYEKNGHTLCIYDDLSKQANAYRELSLLLRRPPGREAYPGDIFYCHSRLLERSAKLSDEMGGGTLTALPIIETQEGEVSAYIPTNVISITDGQIYLLPNLFASGIRPAVDVGISVSRVGGNAQIKAMKKYAGSLRLDLAQFRELEAFAQMGTELDAATQRQLDRGQRLVEILKQGQYVPMDVAEQVVMIYAGTEGLIDKVPVENVKDFEDKLLKHMSESKKEILEGIRNTKQLQDPQALKKIIEDFVQSYTSNL; this is encoded by the coding sequence ATGAAGATTAAAACCGAAGAAATAAAATCGATAATTAAAAAAGAGATAGAAGGATACAGGAATGAGCTGGATGTCTCTGAAGTGGGTACTGTTATCATGGTTGGTGACGGTATTGCCAGGGTTCATGGACTGGAAAACGCCATGTCTGCCGAAATGCTCGAATTTGCCAATGGTGCCCAGGGTATGGTTCTTAACCTTGAAGAAGATACCATTGGTGTTGCTATTCTCGGTGACTATCTTACTATCCAGGAAGGGGATCGCGTAAAAAGGCTTAACACGATTCTTTCCGTTCCTGTAGGAGAGGGACTTCTCGGTCGCGTTGTTACTCCTCTTGGTGAACCCATTGACAACAAAGGTCCGATCAATTCAACAGCAAGGAGACCTGTTGAGTTCAATGCTCCCGGTATCGCCGACAGGCAGCCGGTAAAAGAACCGCTTCAGACCGGTGTCAAAGCAGTTGACTCAATGACTCCGATCGGACGCGGACAGAGGGAACTCATCATCGGTGACAGGAAAACCGGTAAAACAGCTATTGCCATTGATGCGATCATTAATCAAAAAGGAAAGGATGTTATCTGCGTCTATGTTGCAATCGGTCAAAAGGCCTCAACCGTAGCTTCTGTTGTAGAGAAACTGGAAGAGTATGGCGCTATGGATTATACGATTGTTGTTGCCGCTAACGCTTCAGATCCTGCACCTCTGCAGTATATTGCACCGTACGCGGGAACGGCCATGGCTGAATATTTTATGTATGAAAAAAATGGCCATACACTTTGTATATATGATGACCTTTCCAAACAGGCGAATGCCTATCGAGAACTTTCTCTGCTGCTCCGTCGTCCTCCCGGACGGGAAGCTTATCCCGGTGATATTTTCTATTGTCACTCCAGGCTTCTGGAAAGATCGGCAAAATTGTCCGATGAGATGGGTGGAGGAACATTAACAGCTCTTCCAATCATTGAAACGCAGGAAGGTGAGGTTTCCGCTTACATTCCAACAAACGTTATTTCCATTACAGACGGACAGATCTACCTTCTTCCGAACCTGTTTGCGTCAGGTATCCGACCTGCTGTAGACGTTGGTATTTCGGTATCACGGGTTGGCGGTAACGCCCAGATCAAGGCTATGAAAAAATATGCCGGTTCACTGCGACTGGATCTTGCCCAGTTCCGCGAACTGGAAGCTTTTGCTCAGATGGGTACTGAACTTGACGCTGCAACACAGAGACAGTTGGATCGAGGACAGAGACTCGTTGAGATTCTCAAGCAGGGACAATATGTTCCTATGGATGTAGCCGAGCAGGTGGTAATGATTTATGCCGGTACTGAAGGTCTCATCGACAAGGTGCCTGTGGAAAACGTAAAGGATTTTGAAGATAAATTACTCAAACATATGAGTGAAAGTAAAAAAGAAATCCTTGAAGGTATCAGGAACACGAAGCAATTGCAGGATCCTCAGGCTCTGAAGAAAATAATAGAGGATTTTGTTCAGAGTTATACATCTAACCTGTAG
- the atpF gene encoding ATP synthase F0 subunit B: MQVIKEGLLKVDPGLLLWTIITFLVLLLLLWKAAWKPIVEALDARAEKIRGDIENADKSRQEAEKLLAEHRQMMGNAKDEASKVIAQGRDEAEKIRNDIIERANKDAKEIAERIKREISLAKDNALAEMKAEIVVLSTDIASKIIQKNLKPEDQNALVKETLNKIGTVQ, from the coding sequence ATGCAAGTTATAAAAGAAGGCTTACTCAAGGTTGATCCCGGTCTACTACTCTGGACAATAATTACTTTTTTAGTACTTTTATTGCTCCTCTGGAAGGCCGCGTGGAAGCCTATTGTCGAAGCTCTGGATGCCAGAGCGGAGAAAATTCGCGGTGATATCGAGAATGCCGATAAATCGCGGCAGGAAGCTGAGAAGCTTTTGGCAGAACACAGGCAGATGATGGGGAATGCTAAAGATGAAGCTTCCAAGGTCATTGCCCAGGGAAGAGATGAGGCTGAAAAAATCAGAAATGATATCATTGAGCGTGCGAACAAGGACGCCAAGGAAATAGCAGAACGTATTAAACGGGAGATTTCTCTCGCTAAGGATAATGCTCTTGCTGAAATGAAGGCGGAAATTGTAGTGCTCTCAACCGATATAGCTTCAAAAATTATACAAAAAAATCTCAAGCCTGAAGATCAAAATGCTCTCGTAAAAGAGACATTAAATAAAATTGGGACAGTTCAGTAA
- the atpE gene encoding ATP synthase F0 subunit C, whose protein sequence is MEYLGLSYLGAGLGAGLIVFGAALGIGRLAAGALEGMARQPEMSGDLRTAMIIAAALIEGFTFFALVVTFMLATQAPKQELAGPKAEVPAAEQHQ, encoded by the coding sequence ATGGAATACTTAGGTCTTTCGTATCTTGGAGCTGGTTTGGGAGCAGGTTTGATCGTTTTCGGTGCTGCTCTTGGTATCGGACGATTAGCTGCCGGCGCACTCGAAGGTATGGCTCGTCAGCCTGAAATGAGTGGTGACCTGAGAACTGCAATGATTATCGCAGCTGCTCTGATCGAAGGTTTCACCTTCTTCGCTCTCGTTGTTACGTTTATGCTTGCTACTCAGGCTCCTAAACAAGAACTTGCTGGCCCAAAAGCAGAAGTTCCTGCAGCTGAGCAACATCAATAG